The DNA region CATGTTCGAGATCATCGTGGCTTCGTCGTCCTGGGACGCCCCGATGACGCGGATGACCACGCGCCCGGCGGTGGCCGTCTTCACGTCGGCCTCGAACTGGCGGAGCGCCTTGTGCCAGACCGACCCGAGCGGGGCCGGCGAGGCGAGGCGGATGGTGGTCTGGGCCGAGGCGACGCCGGCCGACACGGCCAGCGCTGCGGGCAGCGTCAGCGCGACGACTGCGATCCAGAGGCGAGACATCACTGATCTACCGTCCTTTCTCACGGCGCCGCGCGGGCGCCCTCATCGAAACTGGGCCGGGACCGGCACCGGCGCGTGCGGGACCGGCAGCGCCAGCGTCAGCCGCGGTGCGGCTGGCGCGCCGGCGTCGGAGAAGAGCTCGTCCTCGCGCGACTGCAGGATGCGGGCCCGCTTCTGCGCGATGAGCGTGGCCAGCCGGATGTCGGGCACGTCGTCGGGGTCGATCGCGAGGGCCTGTTCGAGCAACTGCTCGAACTCTTCCTTGTTCTGGGCCGGCTGCGCCACGCTGGCGGCCATGGCGACGTACGCCGACGCCGACTTGCCCTTCGAGAGCGCCACGGCGCGCTCGAAGTGCTGGCGCGCCCGGGCCGCATCGCCGCCCATGGACGGCGACATGCCGTCCAGGGTGATGAACACCTCGTGGATGGCGCCGTCGGCGTAGGCCTCGTCGATCTGGAGCGCGCGCTCCATCAGCGTCCGCACGACGGGGAAGTCCGCCACGAGATCCGGCTGATCCACTCCGACGGCGATCGCCGAACCCCACGAGGCGCCGAGCCAGTAGAGCTCCTCCACGTCGTACTTCGCGGTGCCCAGCGCCGTCGCGGGATCGCGCGCCAGCGCCTCGCGCAGGCCGGGACGCCTGAGCTCCACCCGGCGCATGCAGTAGTCGCGGGCACGGAGATACAGGCGGCGTGCGCGCGCCTTCAGCCGCTCGCTTTCGTCGTAATCGGTGGACTCCAGGGCCTCGGCGTCGAGCTGCACGAACGCGTTGGCGTAGGAGGTGAATCCGGAGCACGCCGTCAGCAGCAGGCCCTTGTGCTTGGGCGAGGTCTGCAGCAGCGACTCGACGGTCTTGAGGGAGAAGGGCAGCGCCGCCCTGATGAGCTCTGGGTCGTCGTCGGTCGTGTAGACGGAGGGCCCTGGCGCCGAGAGGGCATCGCCCAACTTGTTGACGGCAAAGGTCTTGATGGAACAGCCCGCCGCGAGCACGGCGCAACCCGCCACGGCGACCAGCCGGCCGCGCCATGCTGGGTGAACCTGGAGTGCCAATGTCACTTCAGGATAGACGAAAACCTTCGCGGGCACGATTCGGGCTGCCGCCTCCCCGGGCCCCAGGGCGGGGCGCGCCTACTGCGCCCGGCCCTCGATCTCCTCGTACACCCGGGCCACGCCGTGCCAGCTCACGCCGGCCGCGGTGATGCCGGGGTAGTTCGCGGCATGCCTCCGCATGTCGATCCGGGCTGCCGCGGCGTCGGCCGGCACGCCCTGCGCGTGCTGGGCTTCGGCCTGCGTCCAGAAGTCCCGCAGGTAGGCCTGGAAGTGATCGATCTTGGCCTTGCCGCGGAAGGCCTGGCCGTGACCGGGCAGCACGACGTCGAAGTCGAGCGCGCGGAGCCGGTCGAGCGTCTGCGGCCAGTCCCTGATGAAGCCGTCGCCGATGTACGAGGTGCCCTCGACCAGGAGGTCGCCGGTGATGACCACGCGCTCGGCGGGGAGGAACACCACCACGTCGCCACCCGTGTGCCCACGGCCGAGGAAGAGCACGCGGATCTCGCGCCCGCCGCGATACAGCGTCAGGTGGTCGGCCAGCGTGACGGTGGGAGGCCGGACGTCGATGGCGCGGATGCCGTCGAGCTCGACGACGAGCGGCGCGATCTGGCCCTGCAGCGTTGCGCGTTCGGCGGCGTCGGCGGTCGTCGCCAGGCGCGCCTTCATCTCGTCGATGCGGCCCGGCAGGCCGCCGATGAACTGATCCCAGCTGCGCCCGCGCGTCGAGTCGCCGGCGGCCAGTTTCCGGCGCGTGTATTCGTGTCCGATGATCTCCACCTCGGGACCGAAGATCTGGTTGCCATGGGCGTGGTCCCAGTGCCAATGGGTGTTCACCACCTCGCGGATCGGCTTGGGCGTGAGGGTCCGGATCTCCTCGCGCAGCGCCCAGGCCGCTCCAGGCGACAGGTGCGTGTCCACCACGAGGACGCCATCGTCGTTGACGACGACCGAGGCGTTGCATCCGACGGCGAGTGCGCCGGTCCCGACGGCGTGGTACACGCCCGGCGCGACCTCGGTGAAGGTGAACGCCTTGCCCGTGTAGGTGCTGCCGGGCGGGCGGCCGGCGCCCTGCGCGACCGTGCGCGGCGCGGCGACGAACGCCACGGCGCCGAGGCCGGCCAGGGCGATCGAGACCAGGGTGATCCAGCGGCGGCGGGGCGTGGCCATGGCGCGACAGCGTACTCCCGCGCGGCCCGGGCCTCAAGCGCCGCCGGCCCGCTGGGCGTCGCTCGACGACTCAGGTGAAGGTGGCCACCACCGGGCCGTGATCGCTGGTGCCCACCTCGCGCTGCACCACGCACGTCGTGGCCGATGCCGCCAGTCCGGCCGACGCCACCACGTAGTCGATCCGCCAGCCGATGTTGCGCTGCTTCAGGTTGCGCCACGGCGCCCACCAGGTGAACAGCGCGTCGTCGGACGGATGGAGCGTCCGTCCCACGTCCACGAGCCCTCGCGACAGCAGCCGCTCGATCAGGGCCCGCTCGTCCTCACGCGCGCCGACCTGGTTGACCTTCCGCTCCTTCGGGTGGATGTCCATGTCGGTCCGGGCCACGTTCAGGTCGCCACAGAAGAGCAGCGGCCGGCCCGCCGCCTGGTGGTCGGCGGCCCAGGCGTCCATGGCCGTGAGGAAGCGGAGCTTCGCCTCGTAGTCCTTGCCGCCGTTGGGCACGTAGAACGACGAGGTCAGCACCGGCCCGCGCCCGAAGTCGAGCTCGGCCGAGATCACGCGCCGTTCGAAGTCGAAGGGCGGATGCGTGTAGACGGGCGGCGCAGCCACCGCCGTCTTGGCCACGAGCAGGCCGACGCCCGAGTAGCCCTTGTCGCCGTGCCAGCCGGTCCAGTAGCCGTCCACGTCCCGCAGCTCGAACGGCAGCTGGTCGATCGAGGCCTTCACTTCCTGCAGGCAGACGATGTCGGGCCGTTCCGCGGCGAGCCAGTCGAGCAGCTGCCCCTGCCGCGCGCGGATGCCATTGACGTTCCAGGTCGCGATCTTCATCGGTGAGCGCGCCACAGCATATCGTCTGGCGCGGCCGCCTCCGGCGTGCGGGTCCGGCGGTGTGGGGACGAGGGCTACCGCGCGGACCAGCCGAGGAGCGTCCGATCCACCGCGAGGCGGGTGCGTCGGACGACGTCCCCCGGAGGCGTGGTCTCGATGGCGTGGACGGCGCCGTTCAGGAGCGCCTCGAGCTCGAAGGCCACCTGCGCCGGGTCGGTGCCGCGGGCCAGCTCGCCGGCGGCCTCGGCGCCGGTCGCCGCCTGGTCGAGGGTGCGGCGCCACGAGGCCGCCCAGGCCGCCCGTCTGGATTCGGCGGCGGCGGCCAGGTCGCGTCCGAAGGCCCGGTGGACGGGCGTGAGCCCCGCCCCGCCGGACTCCGCCGCAAACAGCAGGAACGCGTCGCAGAGGGCCGCGAGGCGCGCCAGCCCCGGAGGCGCGGTCCCGGCCGGGTCGACCACCGCCCGTCCGAACCGATCCGCCGCCTCGTCCACGAGCGCGGCCTCGAGCGCGGCCTTGGAGCCGAAGTGGGCGTGGACGGCGCTCTTGCTCATCCCGAGCGCGCCGGCCAGCGCGCCGATGCTCGCCCGTTGCCGGCCGCCCTGGGCAGTCAGCGCCAGGCCGCGCTCCACGAGCGCCCTGCGGCTGCGCAGCCCGTTGGCTCTGGCAATCGGCCGTGACACGGTGTCATTGTGAACGAACGTTCGTCTAACAGCAAAATGTTCGACAATGTGTGTGATAGTTGGGGTTGGTGTTCTGGGCGGATTCCCTGGGCAGCCATTCCAGGCCGCCCGGTCGTCAAAGCGGAAGGCGGGCCGGTATACTCGCCCCTCCCCCGAGGAGTGCAGATGTCCATGCGCGTCACGACTCTGGCCGTCGGCCTGACGGCCCTCCTCGTCCTGCCTGCCCCGCCAGCGGCCGCCCAGGCCGGGGCCGCCACCCGCCGTCCGGACGTCATCTACGTGCCGACGCCGCAGGAGGTGGTGGACGCGATGCTGCTTGCGGCCAAGGTCACGAAGGACGACGTCGTCTACGACCTGGGCACCGGCGATGGGCGGATTCCGGTGACCGCGGCGAAGAAGTACGGCGCCCGCGCGGTGGGCATCGACATCGACCCCGAGCGCATCAAGGACGCGACCGAGAACGTGCAGCGGAACGGGGTCGGCGACCGCGTCCGGATCCAGCAGGCGGACCTGTTCGAGGCCGACATCTCGCCGGCCACCGTCGTGACGCTCTACCTGCTGCCCAGCCTGAACGTGAAGCTCCGGCCCAAGCTGCTGCGCGACCTCAAGCCCGGCACGCGCATCGTCTCCCACGCCTTCGACATGGGCGACTGGAAGCCCGAGCAGGAGCTCGACGTCAACGGCCGGAAGATCTACCTCTGGACGATTCCGAAGAAGCCGTGACGCGGTCTAGTCGGTGCTGCTGCCCGGCAGGAGCGGCTCGCAGGTGCGGGTCTCGGGGCCGTTCTCGGTGCACACCGCGAACTTCGTCTCGTACATCGAGACGCCGGCGAACTCGCCCTTCTTGTTCAGCACGTAGAAGCTGAGGCCGAAGGCCGGGTTGCCCTTGCTGTTCAACAGGCGCTTCTCGATCGTGTTGGCCTTGACGCGACGGAGCGCCTCCATCCCGGCGTCCTTCGGCGACTTGCCGGCCCGCAGCTGCTCGACGATGAAGAACGAGCACAGGCCGTACAGGTTCGCTTCCCCGCGCCCGGTGGACCCGGCGGCCCCGACCTCGTTGTCCACGTACAGGCCCGCGCCGAGGATGGGAGAGTCGCCCACGCGGCCCGGGATCTTCCATGCCAGGCCGCTGGTGGTCGTGACACCGCACACCTCGCCCTTGGCGTTGACGCCGTCGCAGTTGATGGTGCCCCAGAAGTGGTTCGGGTCGATGAGGCCCTCGCGCACCATCTGCAGGCCGGCCATGAGGCCCGCGCGCTCACGCTTCTTGGGATCGAGGTAGTGCTCGGGATCGACCCGGCGCTTCCACTCGAGCCACAGCCGCCGCGACTTCTCGGTGTTCAGGTCGTCCTCGATGGTGAAGCCCATCGAGCGCGCGAATTCCTGGGCGCCCTTGCCGACCAGCAGGTGGTGATCGGTGTTCTCCATCACCGCCTTCGCCACGAGCGACGGCGCGCGCACGCCCTCGATGGCGGCCACGCCGCCCGCGCGCTTGGCCGGGCCGTGCATGCAGCAGGAGTCGAGCTGGACGACGCCGTCGGCGTTGGGCAGCCCGCCGTAGCCCACGCCCGACTCGGTGGGGTCCAGCTCCACGATGTTCACGCCGGCGATGAGCGAGTCGAGGACGTCCTTGCCGCCGCTCGTCATCATCTCGAAGGCCTGCTGCACGCACACCTTCGTGCCGCCGTTCTTGTAGACGTTGCCGTTGTCGCTGGAGATGACGACGGGCTTCGACGCGCCGGTGCGCATCGCCGGGGCCTGGCCGAAGGCGGGGACGGCGCCGAGCGCGAGGCCGGTGCCCGCGGACGTCTGGACGAACTCACGACGGGTCAGCGTCTTGGACATGGATCCTCCTGAGATCCGGAGCATCCTACACCCGCCCGGCCGGGCGCGCCCGGGCGAGCCTGTCCCGCCCGGGCCGTGCCTCAGCGCTTCCAGAGCTGGCGCCACCAGGCGACGGGCGGCGGCACCGGCCGGGGGGCCCGGTCCGGCGGCTCGGGGCCCGGCCGCGGCGACGCCCCCTGGCGGGCGCGAATCTCGTCGATCGACCAGCCCGTGAGCGAGGCGAGGGTCTGCGCCTCGCGCTCGTGACGTTCCGCCACCTGGCGGTAGTACGCCGTGGCCTGCGGACACGCCGCCGGTCCCGTCCACGCGTGGCGCAGGACGTAGCGGCCCTGGAAGTTCGTGCGGTCGCCGGTCTCGTGGAAGACGAGGTCCTCGGGGAAGTGCGCGGCGTCGTAGCGCACGTGGAGGCGGGTGACGAAGACGTCCTGCGGACCGGCCACCGGGCGCCGCGCCATCGGCTGCGGCCCGGCCGGCGCGTCATCGAGCCAGAAGACGCCCAGCTGCCGCAGCTCGTCGCGCGACAGCGGGTCGGCCGCGCACGGATCGCACCAGGCCATGTCCCACGCGTACTCCTGGAACACGGCGCGCCCGCCCTCGTCGGCGACGTGGCGATCGAAGGCGGCCCGGTACATCTTCGTGAACTCGGCCGGGTCCTTGACGTAGGCCGGGATCTCGACGTCGGTCCTGAGCTTCACCGTGCGGTAGTTCGTGCTCTCGACGCGGCCCTTGCGCGTCAGCGCGTAGACGAAGAGCTCCTGCGGGCCGTCGGCGTTCACCATGCCGAGGCGGAGCGGCAGCATGAACTTCGGGGACTCGTACGCCACCTGGATCGGCCGGAGCGTGGCGACGCCGAGCCGCGCCTGCTCGGCCAGGTTCACGCGCGCCACGAAGAAGCGCATCTGCTGGCGGATGTAGCTGCCCAGCACCTCGCTCGCCCCGCGCGGGATCCTGTAGCCGTTCTCGCGCAGCCACGTCTCGAGACCCGAGCTCTGCGTGGCCGACAGGATGAGGATGTCGTACTCGCCCACGGTGTAGCGGGCCTCGATGGTCACGCCGAGGCTCTTCTCCCGCTTGAGTGCTTCGGCCACCGACTGCCGCATGGCGCCCATGGCGCGGGCGGCGTCCATCGCCGCCGCCGGAG from Vicinamibacterales bacterium includes:
- a CDS encoding TetR/AcrR family transcriptional regulator, which encodes MSRPIARANGLRSRRALVERGLALTAQGGRQRASIGALAGALGMSKSAVHAHFGSKAALEAALVDEAADRFGRAVVDPAGTAPPGLARLAALCDAFLLFAAESGGAGLTPVHRAFGRDLAAAAESRRAAWAASWRRTLDQAATGAEAAGELARGTDPAQVAFELEALLNGAVHAIETTPPGDVVRRTRLAVDRTLLGWSAR
- a CDS encoding MBL fold metallo-hydrolase, giving the protein MATPRRRWITLVSIALAGLGAVAFVAAPRTVAQGAGRPPGSTYTGKAFTFTEVAPGVYHAVGTGALAVGCNASVVVNDDGVLVVDTHLSPGAAWALREEIRTLTPKPIREVVNTHWHWDHAHGNQIFGPEVEIIGHEYTRRKLAAGDSTRGRSWDQFIGGLPGRIDEMKARLATTADAAERATLQGQIAPLVVELDGIRAIDVRPPTVTLADHLTLYRGGREIRVLFLGRGHTGGDVVVFLPAERVVITGDLLVEGTSYIGDGFIRDWPQTLDRLRALDFDVVLPGHGQAFRGKAKIDHFQAYLRDFWTQAEAQHAQGVPADAAAARIDMRRHAANYPGITAAGVSWHGVARVYEEIEGRAQ
- a CDS encoding methyltransferase domain-containing protein; amino-acid sequence: MRVTTLAVGLTALLVLPAPPAAAQAGAATRRPDVIYVPTPQEVVDAMLLAAKVTKDDVVYDLGTGDGRIPVTAAKKYGARAVGIDIDPERIKDATENVQRNGVGDRVRIQQADLFEADISPATVVTLYLLPSLNVKLRPKLLRDLKPGTRIVSHAFDMGDWKPEQELDVNGRKIYLWTIPKKP
- a CDS encoding N(4)-(beta-N-acetylglucosaminyl)-L-asparaginase, whose translation is MSKTLTRREFVQTSAGTGLALGAVPAFGQAPAMRTGASKPVVISSDNGNVYKNGGTKVCVQQAFEMMTSGGKDVLDSLIAGVNIVELDPTESGVGYGGLPNADGVVQLDSCCMHGPAKRAGGVAAIEGVRAPSLVAKAVMENTDHHLLVGKGAQEFARSMGFTIEDDLNTEKSRRLWLEWKRRVDPEHYLDPKKRERAGLMAGLQMVREGLIDPNHFWGTINCDGVNAKGEVCGVTTTSGLAWKIPGRVGDSPILGAGLYVDNEVGAAGSTGRGEANLYGLCSFFIVEQLRAGKSPKDAGMEALRRVKANTIEKRLLNSKGNPAFGLSFYVLNKKGEFAGVSMYETKFAVCTENGPETRTCEPLLPGSSTD
- a CDS encoding TRAP transporter TatT component family protein, whose amino-acid sequence is MTLALQVHPAWRGRLVAVAGCAVLAAGCSIKTFAVNKLGDALSAPGPSVYTTDDDPELIRAALPFSLKTVESLLQTSPKHKGLLLTACSGFTSYANAFVQLDAEALESTDYDESERLKARARRLYLRARDYCMRRVELRRPGLREALARDPATALGTAKYDVEELYWLGASWGSAIAVGVDQPDLVADFPVVRTLMERALQIDEAYADGAIHEVFITLDGMSPSMGGDAARARQHFERAVALSKGKSASAYVAMAASVAQPAQNKEEFEQLLEQALAIDPDDVPDIRLATLIAQKRARILQSREDELFSDAGAPAAPRLTLALPVPHAPVPVPAQFR
- a CDS encoding exodeoxyribonuclease III — its product is MKIATWNVNGIRARQGQLLDWLAAERPDIVCLQEVKASIDQLPFELRDVDGYWTGWHGDKGYSGVGLLVAKTAVAAPPVYTHPPFDFERRVISAELDFGRGPVLTSSFYVPNGGKDYEAKLRFLTAMDAWAADHQAAGRPLLFCGDLNVARTDMDIHPKERKVNQVGAREDERALIERLLSRGLVDVGRTLHPSDDALFTWWAPWRNLKQRNIGWRIDYVVASAGLAASATTCVVQREVGTSDHGPVVATFT